The genomic window TGGCGACTCGCTGGTCAACCCGTCGACCAGCGTGGCCCGACTGGCCGCGTTCGACGAGGCCTTTGCCATGTTGGCAGGGCTGTGCGCGCTGGCCATCCTGGCGGCGCTGCAGTTGCGCCAGAAGAAGCCGCTGCCGACAACGGTTTAATGCAGCCATGTGCCAATTGCTCGGGATGAACTGCAACACCCCCACGGACGTGACGTTCAGCTTCGCGGGGTTCGCGCAGCGCGGCGGCCGCACCGACCATCACGCCGACGGCTGGGGCATCGCCTTCTTCGAAGACCGTGGACTGCGTCATTTCGTCGACCATCAGCCGGCCTGCGATTCACCGGTGGCCGAGCTGATTCGCCGCTATCCGATCAAGAGCCAGAACGTCGTCTCGCACATTCGCAAGGCGACGCAGGGCGCCATCAATCTGCAGAATTGCCACCCCTTCGTGCGCGAGTTGTGGGGCCGCTACTGGGTCTTCGCGCACAACGGCGACCTGAAGGATTTCAGACCACGGCTGCACGGCGCCTTTCATCCGGTGGGCAGCACCGACAGCGAGCACGCGTTCTGCTGGCTCATGCAGGAACTGGCCAAGTCGCACGCCGGTGTGCCGAGCGTCGACGAGCTCACGCTCACGCTGCGTGAGCTGGCGCCGCAATTGGCGAAGCACGGCACCTTCAACTTCATGCTGTCGAACGGGCAGGCGTTGTGGGCGCACGCGTCGACCAACCTTTGGTACATCGAACGCCGGCATCCGTTCGTTTCGGCGCAGTTGTCGGACGACGATCTGGCGATCGACTTCGCGGCGCACACCACGCCGACCGATCGGGTGGCGATCGTCGTCACGGCGCCACTGACGACCAACGAAGCGTGGACCGCTTTCGCGCCGGGGGAACTCAAGGTGTTCGTCGACGGGCAGGCGCAAAGCGGATAGTCGACTGCGAGTCATCGGCGAGTCACTGGCATGCAGCGATCCGGAGTTGCACCGGCGGTGTGGCGTTCACACCAAATGTGCATGAAAGTACCGCGAGGGTTACGTTTTTCGTGAACAATAACGGTTCTCATTTGCAACAACAGAACCTCACATGGCTCCCGCCCGTTTTCCCCTGCGCGCTGTCGCAATCGCCAGTGCCCTGGCAATCCATGCCCTGAGCGCCGCTGCGCAGGCTCAGCCGGCCGCTCCGCAAACGCTGGAGACGATCAAGGTCGAGGCCAGTGCCGACGCATCGGCCGAAGGCTTGAGCAAGCCCTTCGCCGGGGGCGAAGTCGCACGCGGCAGCCGCATCGGCGTGCTGGGCGCGCAAGACATGATGGACACGCCGTTCAACACGACGACCTACACCCAGCAACTGATCGCGAATCAGCAAGCGCAAAGCATCGGCGACGTGCTGCTGAACGACGCTTCCGTGCGCTCCGCGCGGGGCTTCGGCAACTTCCAGCAGGCGTACTTCATTCGCGGCTTTCCGGTGTTCTCCGACGACGTGTCGTACAACGGCCTCTTTGGCTTGGTGCCGCGTCAGTACATGGCAGCCGAATTCGTGGAGCGCGTCGAGGTATTTCGCGGCGCCAACGCGTTTCTGAGCGGCGCAGGCGCGGGTTCGGTCGGCGGCGGTGGCATCGGCGGGCTGATCAACGTACTCCCCAAGCGGGCGCCGAACGAGCCGCTGAGCGAGGTTTCCGTCGGCGTGCAAAGCGGCGGGCAGGGTTACGTGGCGGCAGACATCGCCCGGCGCTTCGGCCCTGACCAGGCAACTGGCATTCGCCTGAACGCGGCCCGTCGCGATGGCGGTGACGACGGCGTCGACGGTGAAAAGCATCAGTTGAGCGCACTCAGCCTCGGCCTCGACTGGCACAGCAGCAACGTGCGCCTGTCGGCCGACGTCGGCTACCAGAACGACAAGCTGAAGTCGCCTCGCCCGAGCGTGACGCCGGCCTCCAACCTGCCGATCCCCGAAGCACCGGATGCGAAGAACAACTTCGCGCAGCCCTGGACCTATTCGAACAGCCGGGACGTATTCGGCACGGTGCGCGGCGAGGTCGATCTTTCTTCGAACGTCACGGCCTGGGCCGCGGTCGGCACGCGCCACAGCACCGAAGACAATTCGCTCACGCCAATGAGCATCATCGACGCGCTCGGCGATACGTCGGGCTACCGTTTCGACAACGCCCGCAAGGACAAGGTCAACACCGGCGAAATCGGTATCCGCGGCAAGTTCCAGACCGGGAGCATCGGCCACACGGTGGTGGCTTCGGCGGCGGCCTTGAGTTCCGACTCGCGCAATGCCTATGCGCTGTCAGGCTTCAGTGGAATCGACAGCAACATCTATCGGCCGACCGCGGTGTTCGCGCCGGCGGCGACCTTCTTCACCGGCGGCGTGCTGAGCAACCCGGGCCTGACCGAATCGATCGACACGTCGAGCTTCGCCGTTGCCGACACCATGTCTTTTGCGCGAGACACTGTCCTGCTCACCGTCGGTGCGCGTCGCCAGAAGATCAAGGACACGACATACGACTACAACAAAGGCTCGCGACTCGACGGCTACGACCAGAGCAAGACGACTCCCGTGGTCGGCTTTGTTTTCAAGCCAATGAAAAGCCTTTCGCTCTACGCCAACTACATCGAAGGCCTGATCAAGGGCGACGTCGCCCCGACCACCACGTCGACCGGGCAGCGCGTCACCAACGCAGGTCAGGTTTTTGCGCCGTATGTGTCGAAGCAAAAGGAAATCGGCGCCAAGTACGACGGCGGCAACATCGGTGCCAGCGTCGCACTTTTCAGCACGAGCAAGCCGAGCGCTTACCTGCAGAACGGGACCTATGGCTCGTATGGCGAGCAGCGCAACCGCGGCGTCGAACTGTCGGTGTTCGGCGAACCGACGAAGGGCCTGCGCCTGCTGGGCGGCATCACATTGCTCGACGCAGAGCAGCGCCGCAGCGCAATCGCGTCGAACAACGGCAACGAGGTGATCGGCGTGCCGAAGCACCAGATCAATTTGGGCGCCGAGTGGGACGTGCCGGGCATCAACGGCTTTTCGGTGAATGCACGCGTGCTGCAGACCGGCAAGCAGTACGCCGATGCTGCCAACACGCAAGTGCTGCCGTCATGGACTCGTCTGGACCTCGGTGCGCGCTATCTCGTGGACATCGGCAACGGGCGGCTGTTGACGCTCCGCGGACGGGTCGACAATGTTCTCAACAAGTCGTACTGGGCATCGGCCGGTGGCTATCCCGGCGCCAACTACCTGGTGCTGGGTCAACCGCGGACGTTCGTGCTGACCGGTACCGTCAACTTCTGAGGACGCGCCAGACCCGTGCGCGCATTCTTCACGCTGGTGCACCGCTGGGCGGGCCTTTCCGTCGCGCTCTTTCTGATCGTCTCCGGCCTCACAGGCGCGGTGACATCATGGGACCACGAACTCGACGAGTGGCTCAACAGCGCGCTCTACGACACCGATAGCCGGGGACTCTTCAAGGACCCGATGGCAATGGCCGCGGCGGTCGAAGCAGCCGATCCGCGCGCCAAAGTCAGCTACGTTTCGCTCGGGCTAGAAGAAGGCCACAACGCGGCCTTCTTCGTCGAGCCACGCACCGACGCTGCCACGCGACAGCCCTATTCGCTCGGCTACAACCAGGTCTTCGTCGACCCGGTCACGGGACACGTCGTCGGCCAGCGCGACTCGACCGCCGTCTCGCTTTCGCGCGAAAGCCTGATGCCCTTTCTGCGCACGGTGCACTACAGCCTGCACATCCCCGCGATCTGGGGCACCGATCGCATCGGCTACTGGATCATGGGCACGGTGGCGCTGGTGTGGCTGATCGACAGCTGCGTGGCGCTCTACATCACCACGCCGCGTCGCCTGAAGATGCCGCGCGACGCGCCGAAGCACGCGGCGCGTCATCGCAAGCCGATGACCTGGCTGGGCCGCTGGCAACCGGCATGGGCCATCCGGTGGCATGCCGGTGGCTACAGGCTCAACTTCGATCTGCACCGCGCGGGCGGGCTTTGGGCCTGGGTGTTCATCATCGTGATCGCCTTCACCTCGTTCTCACTCAACCTGTACCGCGAAGTCTTCTATCCCGTGCTGTCGCTGGTGTCGAAGACGACACCCGGCCCCTACGAGACGCGAACCATGGCACCGCTCGGTACCACCATCACGCCGCTACTGGGTTTCGCACAGGTCGTGGACATCGCCGAGGCCGAGGCACGGCGACAAGGCTGGACGACGCCGCCGGGAGGCATCTACTACGAGGCACGCTACGGCTTCTACAACGTGTCGTTCTTCAAGCCCGGCGCTGAAAACGGACAAGGCGGCATGGGTCTGAGCAACCTCTACATCGACGGTATGGACGGCCGCATCTTGAGCCAGAACGTGCCATGGAAAGGCACCGCCGCAGACGTCTTCGTGCAATTGCAGTTTCCGATGCACTCAGGCCGCATCCTCGGTCTGCCGGGTCGCATCATGATGTCGGCGATGGGCCTCGGCGTCGCCATGCTGTCGATCACCGGCATC from Variovorax sp. PAMC28562 includes these protein-coding regions:
- a CDS encoding class II glutamine amidotransferase; its protein translation is MCQLLGMNCNTPTDVTFSFAGFAQRGGRTDHHADGWGIAFFEDRGLRHFVDHQPACDSPVAELIRRYPIKSQNVVSHIRKATQGAINLQNCHPFVRELWGRYWVFAHNGDLKDFRPRLHGAFHPVGSTDSEHAFCWLMQELAKSHAGVPSVDELTLTLRELAPQLAKHGTFNFMLSNGQALWAHASTNLWYIERRHPFVSAQLSDDDLAIDFAAHTTPTDRVAIVVTAPLTTNEAWTAFAPGELKVFVDGQAQSG
- a CDS encoding TonB-dependent receptor, whose product is MAPARFPLRAVAIASALAIHALSAAAQAQPAAPQTLETIKVEASADASAEGLSKPFAGGEVARGSRIGVLGAQDMMDTPFNTTTYTQQLIANQQAQSIGDVLLNDASVRSARGFGNFQQAYFIRGFPVFSDDVSYNGLFGLVPRQYMAAEFVERVEVFRGANAFLSGAGAGSVGGGGIGGLINVLPKRAPNEPLSEVSVGVQSGGQGYVAADIARRFGPDQATGIRLNAARRDGGDDGVDGEKHQLSALSLGLDWHSSNVRLSADVGYQNDKLKSPRPSVTPASNLPIPEAPDAKNNFAQPWTYSNSRDVFGTVRGEVDLSSNVTAWAAVGTRHSTEDNSLTPMSIIDALGDTSGYRFDNARKDKVNTGEIGIRGKFQTGSIGHTVVASAAALSSDSRNAYALSGFSGIDSNIYRPTAVFAPAATFFTGGVLSNPGLTESIDTSSFAVADTMSFARDTVLLTVGARRQKIKDTTYDYNKGSRLDGYDQSKTTPVVGFVFKPMKSLSLYANYIEGLIKGDVAPTTTSTGQRVTNAGQVFAPYVSKQKEIGAKYDGGNIGASVALFSTSKPSAYLQNGTYGSYGEQRNRGVELSVFGEPTKGLRLLGGITLLDAEQRRSAIASNNGNEVIGVPKHQINLGAEWDVPGINGFSVNARVLQTGKQYADAANTQVLPSWTRLDLGARYLVDIGNGRLLTLRGRVDNVLNKSYWASAGGYPGANYLVLGQPRTFVLTGTVNF
- a CDS encoding PepSY-associated TM helix domain-containing protein, encoding MRAFFTLVHRWAGLSVALFLIVSGLTGAVTSWDHELDEWLNSALYDTDSRGLFKDPMAMAAAVEAADPRAKVSYVSLGLEEGHNAAFFVEPRTDAATRQPYSLGYNQVFVDPVTGHVVGQRDSTAVSLSRESLMPFLRTVHYSLHIPAIWGTDRIGYWIMGTVALVWLIDSCVALYITTPRRLKMPRDAPKHAARHRKPMTWLGRWQPAWAIRWHAGGYRLNFDLHRAGGLWAWVFIIVIAFTSFSLNLYREVFYPVLSLVSKTTPGPYETRTMAPLGTTITPLLGFAQVVDIAEAEARRQGWTTPPGGIYYEARYGFYNVSFFKPGAENGQGGMGLSNLYIDGMDGRILSQNVPWKGTAADVFVQLQFPMHSGRILGLPGRIMMSAMGLGVAMLSITGIVIWARKRRARQTAPRGSVASSSA